Sequence from the Pseudocalidococcus azoricus BACA0444 genome:
TCACCGAAATTTATTTGGGCAACCAGGCCGAACTGGATCACACTCGCATCCAACGCCAGGCCCCAACCGCTCTCCACATCGGTAAAACAGCCATTTCCCAGGCCCAGCACAGTCAATACAGCGGCCATGCCATTGCCTGGGGCGGCCAACTCTCACGGCACAATTGGGATGTCCACAGCAATGGCCCGGAAACCACAACCATTTTGGAAGGCCTGACAGTCACCACCGGAACTCAACTGGCCGATACCCATTCCGGTTTAATCTTTTCTGCGCCCCATTGCAGTAGCCAACAGGTGAATAAGTGCATTGTTGGCGGGCGGGGCCGAGCCGTGTTCAATGGCAAAATTGTTGTCCCCCAGGCCGCCCAAATGACCGATGCCTCTCAATTGAGCCGCAACTTACTCCTGTCCCCCAAGGCCCGCATTGATACTAAACCCCAACTGGAGATTGTCGCCGATAATGTCAAATGCTCCCACGGGGCCACTGTGAGTCAATTAGCGGAAGATGATGTTTTCTATCTCCAAAGTCGGGGCTTAGATTTACAACAAGCCAGAGATTTGCTGATCCGAGCCTTTGCGGTGGAATTGCTGGATGGGTTCCAAATTCCCTCCCTGGCCAAAGAGTTAGCTCAGAATATTTTGAGCCATATTCATCAAGTAACTGAAGCCTAATCTATTTATCATTAACAAGTAATAATTCACCGATGTATATGGGGATCAAAGATTGACAAGGAGAGAATATGCCCAATCCCGGATTAGCCTTGGATGCTATCCTTAAGCGTTTTGGTATTACCGGAGCATCTATTGCTAGGCGTGCTGGAATTACTCAGCAAACAATGAATCGCTATCGACATGGAGGAAATATGAACCTCGATACGTTTCAGCGTATTTCACAGGCCTTACCTGATGCTGCTGCAATTGCTTGGTATGTTTCAATTTCAGGCAAAGAGCTTGTTTATGTAAAGCCAATTGAATCCAAGCCAACTTAAAACTTATTAATAAGAAATCAGTGTTTCATATTAAAGATTATTGTTCTGAACTTAAGGGGTAGAAATTAGGGGTAAAGCCAGAACACCAGGCCAATTTCGCTTAAAGTCACCACGCCTATGCTCAGTAACACCTGCCCTAACCGCTTCAGGATTGGACTGACTTGATAGGTGAAAATCAGCCGATCCTTAGCAAGTTCTTCCGGGGGTTTCTCCCAGGCCTGGCAGTCATACCACCCTGTTTCTTCATAGATAACCGTTTCCTCCCAGAGCCGCTTACCCACATAGCCCCAGCCTAAATAGAGCCGTAAGACCACCAAACTCAAGGCCACATTGGCCCCTGCTGCTGCTGTTAACAAAAAGATCAACGGATAATCTTCCCAGGGAAAACTACTGGCCGCGACAGGTGCAGAAATTAACCAAGGTAAAATCCAGAGCAGAAGCATCCACCGCCAAAATTTCCAATCTCCCGTGGTTGACCAACCAAAAAACCATGATTCCTGAAGGGCCTGGAATTCGTTGATCGGGCGTTGATCTGGGGGGACAGGACAAATAGTGACAGACACAGATGATTTCCTAGACTACTTAAAATTGATGCAGGGGTTACTTTAGTTGTATCGGTTCGGTTCCAGGCCTGACAATCAGGTTGCAGATCGCCCCTAGCCAAATGACCACCGAGTTGGCGCAGACTGTCATAAAATATTCCTACAAATTTCAGGGTTGCTTGTCACTCATCAACTAGAATCTTGGCTTTATCGAGGGAGTTTACGGACATGGACAAGTTTATGGCCGCCGCAATTGACCAGGCCCGCCAAGGGTTGGCAACGGGGGGAATTCCCATTGGTTCAGTCCTAGTGCGTAATGGAGAAATCATTGGCCAGGGGCATAATCAACGGGTACAAGGGGGGAGTCCGATTATTCATGCGGAAATTGATTGCCTCCAAAATGCCGGGCGGATTGGCCATTATCGAGATACGGTTTTGTACTCCACCCTGATGCCCTGTTATCTCTGCGCTGGGGCTGTTGTCCAGTTTGGGATTAAAAAAGTCATCGCCGGAGAATCAGCCACTTTTCCGGGTGCCAGGGAGTTTATGGAAGCCCACGGGGTTGAGGTGATTGATTTGGACTTAGCGGAATGTAAACAACTGATGGGTGACTTTATTACGGCTAATCCCGCACTGTGGTCGGAGGATATTGGCGAACTCTAGCACCCCATCCTGAAGTCTCCAGGGAAGCGGCCAGACTAAGATAATTAAAGATTCCTCTGCCAGGCCCCTGCTATGACTGTGATGACTACCCCGACTGTGGTGACGCTGCGTTATGCCTACTATCCAGGTTGTGTGGCTCAGGGGGCTTGTCGAGAACTGCATTTATCCACCCTTTCCTTAGCCCAGGCCTTAGGGATTGAACTGATTGAACTGAAGCAAGCCTCCTGCTGTGGGTCTGGGACTTTCAAAGAAAACTCCTGGCTCCTGGAAGATACGGTCAATGCCCGCAATATTGCCCTAGCTGAAGATCTGAATTTGCCTTTATTGACCCATTGCAGCACCTGTCAGGGGGTGATTGGCCATGTGGATGAACGGCTCAAGGAGATGCAAACCAGCCAACCGGACTATGTGGCCCAAATTAATGGCTTACTGCAAGAACAGGGCTGTAGTCCCTATCGCGGTGCCACAGAAGTCAAGCATATTCTCTGGGCCTTGGTCGGGGATCTGGGCCTGGAGGTATTGGCTCAAAAAGTGACGCGGGCCTTAACAGGATTACGTTGTGCTTCATTTTATGGCTGTTATCTTCTGCGCGCTCAGAAAACCTTACCCTTTGATAACCCCATTCATCCCCAGTCTTTAGAGAATGTGTTTAGGGCAGTTGGGGCAACGGTGGTGGACTATGACGGACGGACCCAATGTTGTGGTTGGCCCCTCTCCAGTTATGCCACTGCTGAATCATTCGCGATGGCCGGATCCCGTTTGAAAGCTGCTATTGCTGCCGGAGCCGATTGTATTGTTACGCCTTGCCCCTTGTGTCATCTCAACTTAGATTCACGGCAACCGGAAATTGAACGGGCCATTGGCGAAAGACTAAATTTGCCGATTTTACATTTACCCCAATTAGTCGCCTTGGCCTTAGGAGTCTCACCCGATGAACTGGGCCTGGGCAAACACATCGTCAGTACCAAACCAGTCTTAGCTAAATTGGGACTCCTCTAAGGCTATGTATGGCGGCCAATACTAAGCTCAAGGTGATCTGTAAATAATTGCTGAGTCCCGGAAGTCTCCCAGGCCGAGTTTGATAGGATCCAAGGGCATCTTTTAGATCAACAGATTAAAAAAGAGTCAAACAGTCTTGCTGGTGTTGTTGGGAGTGCTGAGATATGGCCTATTTGTGGTTCAAGTCGTTTCATATTTTAGGATTCGTAGCCTGGTTTGCCGGATTGTTTTACCTCCCCAGGTTATTTGTCTATCACATTGAAGCCCAAGAAAAACCGGAACCGATTAAATCTGCCCTCAAAGAAGAATATAACCGGATGGAAGTGCGGCTCTATAAGCTGATCATGAATCCGGCGATGATTTTCACGATTGCGATGGCCATTGGCATGATTGTGATCCAAACCTCCTTACTCCATGAAACTTGGCTGCACATTAAACTGTTGTTCGTGGTTTTATTACTAGGCTTTCATCACTGGTGCGGACGGCTGATCAAACAACTGGACTCCGGTACTTGCCCCTTTAACAGTATTCAAATGCGCCGGATCAATGAAATTCCCACGATTCTGCTGCTTTTGATTGTCCTCTTGGCCATTTTCAAAAATACGTTACCGCTCAATGCCACGGTTCTGGGGGTAGGCGCGACGATTATTGCCTTTGGGGTGATTATCCAACTCTATGCCCGTAAACGCCGCCTTGATCTTCAAACTGAGAACTTAGACACCCCGGCCTAAATCCCCCCAGGCCTGGACAACTGGCTCAATCAAACTTAACCATAACTCAATGAGCCACGACAACCTCTGTAAGTCTCTTGTAGAAAGCAACCCCAGGCCATTTGTGACTTGGCTTTTAGGTCAATCTGTCCGCAACAGTCAGATCACCATTCTCAAAACCGAACTTTCCGTAGAACCCATCCGAGCCGATTTTGTCAGTTTCTTAGACATAGGCAGTCAGATCTTACACTTGGAATTTCAGACCCAAGCCGATGCTGAAATGCCCTTAAGAATGTTGGACTACTACACCAGGCTTTATCGTCAATATCGCCGCCCCGTCAAGCAAATCGTCTTGTTTCTCAGAGCAACCACTTCACCCCAGGCCCAAGTCAACACGTTTGAAACTGAAAATACAATCCATCGCTATCAAGTCATTCGATTATGGGAAGTCGAAGCCTCAGACCTTTTACCCTTTCCCACCCTCTGGCCCCTGGCAATCTTAGCAAAATCCGAAAATCCTGAACGCCTTTTAGCGGAGGTAGCCCAACGATTAGAAAGCTTAGAACGCCAAGACGAGCGACTGAGTTTAACGACTTACACCTATTTGTTGGGTGGGCTAAAGTTTAGGAAAGAGATGTTAAAGCAACTATTGCGGGAGGAAATTATGCGAGAATCCGTCACCTATCGAGAGTTAGTTGAGACCAGTGAGCAACGCGGGCGACAAGAAGGTGTTCTACAAGGGATGCAGCGCGGACGACAAGAAGGACGACAAGAAGGGGAAGTTTTGCTAACCCTGCGACTCCTGCAACACAAATTTGGGCCCCAGTCCCAGGAGATCAGCCAGCAAATTCGCAATTTATCCATTTCCCAACTCGAAAACCTGGCCGAGAGCTTATTAGACTTTCAAACCGCCGCAGACCTGACCAACTGGCTAGAGCAGCCCCATTCTTAAAAACCTACTGGCCTGGAGATGTTTTCAATAAATTAAAGAGTTTACCCGTGTTTTGCTTGCTCAGTTGCGATAATAGA
This genomic interval carries:
- a CDS encoding Rpn family recombination-promoting nuclease/putative transposase, which codes for MSHDNLCKSLVESNPRPFVTWLLGQSVRNSQITILKTELSVEPIRADFVSFLDIGSQILHLEFQTQADAEMPLRMLDYYTRLYRQYRRPVKQIVLFLRATTSPQAQVNTFETENTIHRYQVIRLWEVEASDLLPFPTLWPLAILAKSENPERLLAEVAQRLESLERQDERLSLTTYTYLLGGLKFRKEMLKQLLREEIMRESVTYRELVETSEQRGRQEGVLQGMQRGRQEGRQEGEVLLTLRLLQHKFGPQSQEISQQIRNLSISQLENLAESLLDFQTAADLTNWLEQPHS
- the hemJ gene encoding protoporphyrinogen oxidase HemJ, whose amino-acid sequence is MAYLWFKSFHILGFVAWFAGLFYLPRLFVYHIEAQEKPEPIKSALKEEYNRMEVRLYKLIMNPAMIFTIAMAIGMIVIQTSLLHETWLHIKLLFVVLLLGFHHWCGRLIKQLDSGTCPFNSIQMRRINEIPTILLLLIVLLAIFKNTLPLNATVLGVGATIIAFGVIIQLYARKRRLDLQTENLDTPA
- a CDS encoding nucleoside deaminase, translating into MDKFMAAAIDQARQGLATGGIPIGSVLVRNGEIIGQGHNQRVQGGSPIIHAEIDCLQNAGRIGHYRDTVLYSTLMPCYLCAGAVVQFGIKKVIAGESATFPGAREFMEAHGVEVIDLDLAECKQLMGDFITANPALWSEDIGEL
- a CDS encoding CGLD27 family protein → MSVTICPVPPDQRPINEFQALQESWFFGWSTTGDWKFWRWMLLLWILPWLISAPVAASSFPWEDYPLIFLLTAAAGANVALSLVVLRLYLGWGYVGKRLWEETVIYEETGWYDCQAWEKPPEELAKDRLIFTYQVSPILKRLGQVLLSIGVVTLSEIGLVFWLYP
- a CDS encoding CoB--CoM heterodisulfide reductase iron-sulfur subunit B family protein, which gives rise to MTVMTTPTVVTLRYAYYPGCVAQGACRELHLSTLSLAQALGIELIELKQASCCGSGTFKENSWLLEDTVNARNIALAEDLNLPLLTHCSTCQGVIGHVDERLKEMQTSQPDYVAQINGLLQEQGCSPYRGATEVKHILWALVGDLGLEVLAQKVTRALTGLRCASFYGCYLLRAQKTLPFDNPIHPQSLENVFRAVGATVVDYDGRTQCCGWPLSSYATAESFAMAGSRLKAAIAAGADCIVTPCPLCHLNLDSRQPEIERAIGERLNLPILHLPQLVALALGVSPDELGLGKHIVSTKPVLAKLGLL
- a CDS encoding helix-turn-helix domain-containing protein, producing MPNPGLALDAILKRFGITGASIARRAGITQQTMNRYRHGGNMNLDTFQRISQALPDAAAIAWYVSISGKELVYVKPIESKPT